TACCCAGCCTCGCGACAGGCATCGAGAACGCGTTGATTCGATCGTCCGCCGGGCAGCGACATCCCTGTGACTGGTACTCCGAGCTTGTCTTCGAGCGTGAGTCGCGCTTCGACTAACTCTTTATGTAACTGCGCCGGGTCGCAATGGGTGAGGAGTGCGTGGGACCATCCGTGTGCGCCGATCTGTTGGCCGGCTTGCTGCAGTTCGCGCAGCTCCTGCCATCCCATGTAGCCCGGCCTCTGGCCCGTCCAGCCTGTTGTGATGAAGAACCATGCTTTGATGGCGCGCGATTGCAGGATAGGCAAAGCGAACTCGAAGTTTGAGACATGCCCGTCGTCGAAGGTGATCTCGGGAAAAAGGCCTGGCGGGTGTCTTTTTCTTAGTTCGAGAAAAAGGTCGACCTGTTTTTCAAACTGGTCTGTCTCGACGACGTAGGAGTACTCGCTTCGGCTGGGCCGCAGTTCGTGATAGAGAAGATAGAGTCTGTATGGCGGCCTGGTCACCGGATTTGTCCCGATTCAACGAGCGATGATTTTCTCTCAAACAGATTGGGAGGCATTGGCTGAATCATACATAGATTGCATCGGCTAAACCGCAGCTTCGACGAGTTCGAAGAGTTGGCGGGAGCGGGTGTAGATCCAGGCGATTCTGCGGCCGTTGAAGGCGACTGCGGGAACCGGCGGGCTGACGATGATGCAGCCGTTATTTTTTGCGTGAGCCACGGCTTGCTCGATGTCACTGGTCTCGAAGCAGAGGTGGTAGGCCGCACCTCCGCCCTTCGCAAGCATCGCAGTGATGGGAGAGTCTTCGCTGAGAGGCGCGATGAGCTCGATCTCAGCTACGTCGTTGTCTGACTTTGCGAGGAAGTTTACGCTGACTTTTTGGATCGGGTCGTCGAATGGGCCGGAGACGACCTTGTAGCCGAACAGCGCTTCGAGCGCGTCCGTCGTAGGCCCGAGTTTGGGAACCGCTACTCCTACATGACGGAGTTTGAAGCCGAGATCCTCAGCGTTCAAAGTGTCGCTCCCTTGGCGACCAGCTCTGCCTGGATCAGCGAGACGGTGGTCAGCTCCGCGATGCGGGACGGGTCGAACTGAACGCCATACTCGCCTTCGATGGCGAGTATCGCCTGCAGATGGCGGAAGGAGTCCCAGTTGTCGATGGTGCCGACACCGAGCTCAGGTGTGACCTCTTCGGGCGAGATTTCCAGGACGTCTGCGAGAATGTCACGAAGCGACGACGGCACTTGCTGAGAACTCATTCGATTCATTTCCTTCCAGGGTTTAGCCACTTGGGGCTC
This Tunturibacter gelidoferens DNA region includes the following protein-coding sequences:
- a CDS encoding polysaccharide deacetylase family protein; the encoded protein is MTRPPYRLYLLYHELRPSRSEYSYVVETDQFEKQVDLFLELRKRHPPGLFPEITFDDGHVSNFEFALPILQSRAIKAWFFITTGWTGQRPGYMGWQELRELQQAGQQIGAHGWSHALLTHCDPAQLHKELVEARLTLEDKLGVPVTGMSLPGGRSNQRVLDACREAGYTKVFTSVPRPEPHPTGTIVGRLNIRGDMTLEWIAKLFESESGVLSSLKRQHHIKATAKTLLGDRLYEKLWALLNQQEPDTNDGEAATHEDPAHHQ
- a CDS encoding VOC family protein; translated protein: MNAEDLGFKLRHVGVAVPKLGPTTDALEALFGYKVVSGPFDDPIQKVSVNFLAKSDNDVAEIELIAPLSEDSPITAMLAKGGGAAYHLCFETSDIEQAVAHAKNNGCIIVSPPVPAVAFNGRRIAWIYTRSRQLFELVEAAV
- a CDS encoding acyl carrier protein, encoding MSSQQVPSSLRDILADVLEISPEEVTPELGVGTIDNWDSFRHLQAILAIEGEYGVQFDPSRIAELTTVSLIQAELVAKGATL